From a region of the Mytilus galloprovincialis chromosome 3, xbMytGall1.hap1.1, whole genome shotgun sequence genome:
- the LOC143066274 gene encoding uncharacterized protein LOC143066274, translating into MSTTVTKVMQGMVSSVLQLNSNKNKTETSCQNCTNINPPSIIEPILQLNSNKNKTETACQNCTKINPPYIIEPIFQNYYFPESKCDKKLLVYECAGTCGGLGDREKEILSAFLLSLLTQRTFVVLHQTPCEIKKFFVPRIYDWSKCSAAVSKAKSKGFLMVNYIDAHGNLPQSFENLRGYDIWKEHMVVIHVNIRLNNRIMSHPIARETIPWILTSPPAFAMSQLWHALFKPETALLKHVTNFIKNCTLNNKRKLVVVHIRTVFLPKNFSVHVKNVFTFLDNYQDKSKFALYIASDSEDIKNQAKRRYVNYASLNRHVVHIDHTRDGCGGMYTAVFEQLVLSRADVLRLAMTQSGFSRMAAYIRYKPDNIYLYQAKDKPNESFFEHITLESLPKMFPIS; encoded by the coding sequence ATGTCAACAACCGTTACCAAGGTGATGCAAGGAATGGTCTCATCTGTCTTACAACTCAACtctaacaaaaataaaacagagaCATCATGTCAAAACTGTACAAACATCAACCCTCCTTCCATTATAGAACCGATCTTACAActcaattcaaacaaaaataaaacagagaCAGCATGTCAAAACTGTACAAAAATCAACCCTCCTTACATTATAGAACCAATCTTTCAGAACTACTATTTTCCAGAGTCTAAGTGTGATAAAAAGTTATTGGTGTATGAATGTGCTGGAACTTGCGGAGGGCTTGGTGACAGAGAAAAGGAAATTTTGAGTGCTTTTTTGCTATCTTTATTAACACAACGTACTTTTGTTGTACTTCATCAAACACCATGTGAAATTAAGAAATTTTTTGTGCCACGAATATATGATTGGTCAAAATGTTCAGCAGCTGTATCAAAAGCAAAGTCAAAGGGATTTTTAATGGTCAACTACATTGATGCACATGGTAATTTGCCGCAgagttttgaaaatttaagaggATATGACATATGGAAAGAACACATGGTTGTTATACACGTTAACATTCGTTTGAATAATAGGATAATGAGCCATCCAATAGCAAGAGAAACCATACCATGGATTTTGACGTCGCCACCGGCGTTTGCCATGTCTCAATTGTGGCATGCACTATTTAAACCGGAAACAGCCTTATTAAAACATGTAaccaacttcattaaaaactgtACATTGAATAACAAACGAAAGCTTGTTGTCGTTCACATTCGTACAGTATTTCTCCCGAAAAACTTCAGTGTTCATGTGAAAAATGTATTCACATTTCTTGATAATTATCAAGACAAGTCAAAATTTGCCCTTTACATTGCATCTGATAGCGAGGATATAAAAAATCAAGCAAAAAGAAGATATGTCAACTATGCTTCATTAAACAGACACGTTGTCCATATTGACCACACACGTGATGGATGTGGTGGTATGTACACAGCTGTTTTTGAACAACTGGTATTATCCAGGGCCGACGTACTACGTCTAGCCATGACACAAAGCGGATTTTCTCGTATGGCGGCATATATCCGCTACAAGCCTGACAATATATATCTTTATCAAGCAAAAGATAAACCAAACGAGTCATTTTTTGAACACATTACCTTAGAATCACTACCAAAAATGTTTCCGATAAGCTGA